From one Brachypodium distachyon strain Bd21 chromosome 4, Brachypodium_distachyon_v3.0, whole genome shotgun sequence genomic stretch:
- the LOC112268806 gene encoding uncharacterized protein LOC112268806, giving the protein MIRWGEGIFDCVRISLDVTKPLARFASLIKDGKRGVFQVTYEEGTASLKKTREVQSSEDLGCESTPIDPRRRPTTPTNPRFRKVVLGSEMEIAVGALSGMVDALPGKLGELLQQEFKLLSGVRGDVAFFQAELGAMHAAVLRCRLLLFSSHAANP; this is encoded by the exons ATGATAAGATGGGGCGAGGGAATTTTCGATTGTGTCCGCATTAGCCTGGATGTTACTAAACCGCTGGCCCGTTTTGCTTCGTTGATCAAAGATGGGAAACGAGGGGTGTTCCAAGTCACTTACGAGGAAGGTACcgcttccctaaaaaaaacccgaGAAG TGCAGTCTAGCGAAGACTTGGGGTGCGAGTCCACGCCCATcgatccccgccgccggccgacaACACCCACAAATCCGAGATTCAGAAAGGTTGtgctcggcagcgagatggaGATCGCGGTGGGCGCGCTCTCGGGCATGGTGGATGCGCTGCCAGGCAAGCTCGGcgagctgctgcagcaggaGTTCAAGCTGCTCTCCGGcgtccgcggcgacgtcgccTTCTTCCAGGCCGAGCTCGGCGCCATGCACGCCGCTGTCCTCCGGTGcaggctcctcctcttctcctcccatGCGGCAAATCCATAG